Proteins found in one Gigantopelta aegis isolate Gae_Host chromosome 12, Gae_host_genome, whole genome shotgun sequence genomic segment:
- the LOC121385869 gene encoding extensin-like — protein MIFMGDNSDERIKVFHIKLALSGSRPLCKPISEPDYQYERPIHPISVLDYQYERPIHPVSVLDYQYERPIPPISVLDYQYESPIPPISVLDYQYERPIPPISVLDYQYERPIPPISVLDYQYERPIPPVSGLDYQYERPIPPISGLDYQYERPIPPVSVLDYQYEKTNSPISGLDFQYERPIHPTSGLDYQYERPIHPMSGLDYQYERPIHPMSVLDYQYEKPIHPITILDYQYERPIHPISESDYQNERPIHPISILDYQYERPIQPISILDYQYERPIHPISILDYQYARPIHPISESDYQNERPFHPISILDYQYERPIHPISVLDYQYERPIPPISVLDYQYERPIHQISILDYQYERPIHPISVLDYQYERPIHPVSVLDYQYERPIPPISVLDYQYESPIPPISVLDYQYERPIPPISVLDYQYERPIPPISVLDYQYERPIPPVSGLDYQYERPIPPISGLDYQYEIPIPPVSVLDYQYEKTNSPNLSTRLPV, from the exons ATGATATTCATGGGAGATAACTCTGACGAAAGAATAAAAGTTTTCCATATCAAActtgctctgagtgggagccg ACCTTTGTGCAAACCAATCTCAGAACCCGACTATCAATATGAAAGACCAATTCACCCAATCTCAGTACTCGACTACCAATATGAAAGACCAATTCACCCAGTCTCAGTACTCGACTACCAATATGAAAGACCAATTCCCCCAATCTCAGTACTCGACTACCAATATGAAAGTCCAATTCCCCCAATCTCAGTACTCGACTACCAATATGAAAGACCAATTCCCCCAATCTCAGTACTCGACTATCAATATGAAAGACCAATTCCCCCAATCTCAGTACTCGACTACCAATATGAAAGACCAATTCCCCCAGTCTCAGGACTCGACTACCAATATGAAAGACCAATTCCCCCAATCTCAGGACTCGACTACCAGTATGAAAGACCAATTCCCCCAGTTTCAGTACTCGACTACCAATATGAAAAAACCAATTCCCCAATCTCAGGACTCGACTTCCAATATGAAAGACCAATTCACCCAACTTCAGGACTCGACTACCAATATGAAAGACCAATTCACCCAATGTCAGGACTCGACTACCAATATGAAAGACCAATTCACCCAATGTCAGTACTTGACTACCAATATGAAAAACCAATTCACCCAATTACAATACTTGACTACCAATATGAAAGACCAATTCACCCAATCTCAGAATCCGACTACCAAAATGAAAGACCAATTCACCCAATCTCAATACTCGACTACCAATATGAAAGGCCAATTCAGCCAATCTCAATACTCGACTACCAATACGAAAGACCAATTCACCCAATCTCAATACTCGACTACCAATATGCAAGACCAATTCACCCAATCTCAGAATCCGACTACCAAAATGAAAGACCATTTCACCCAATCTCAATACTCGACTACCAATATGAAAGACCAATTCACCCAATCTCAGTACTCGACTACCAATATGAAAGACCAATTCCCCCAATCTCAGTACTCGACTACCAGTATGAAAGACCAATTCACCAAATCTCAATACTCGACTACCAATATGAAAGACCAATTCACCCAATCTCAGTACTCGACTACCAATATGAAAGACCAATTCACCCAGTCTCAGTACTCGACTACCAATATGAAAGACCAATTCCCCCAATCTCAGTACTCGACTACCAATATGAAAGTCCAATTCCCCCAATCTCAGTACTCGACTACCAATATGAAAGACCAATTCCCCCAATCTCAGTACTCGACTATCAATATGAAAGACCAATTCCCCCAATCTCAGTACTCGACTACCAATATGAAAGACCAATTCCCCCAGTCTCAGGACTCGACTACCAATATGAAAGACCAATTCCCCCAATCTCAGGACTCGACTACCAGTATGAAATACCAATTCCCCCAGTTTCAGTACTCGACTACCAATATGAAAAAACCAATTCCCCCAATCTCAGTACTCGACTACCAGTATGA
- the LOC121385868 gene encoding early nodulin-75-like, giving the protein MSGLDYQYERPIHPITILDYQYERPIHPISESDYQNERPIHPISILDYQYERPIQPISILDYQYERPIHPISILDYQYARPIHPISEFDYQNERPFHPISILDYQYERPIHPISVLDYQYERPIHPISVPDYQYERPIHPISILDYQYEIPIHPISESDYQYERPIHPISVPDYQYERPIHPISILDYQYERPIQPISILDYQYERPIHPISILDYQYARPIHPISESDYQNERPFHPISILDYQYERPIHPISVLDYQYERPIHPISVPDYQYERPIHPISILDYQYEIPIHPISESDYQYERPIHPISVPDYQYERPIHPISILDYQYEIPIHPISESDYQYERPIHPISVLDYQYERPIHPISVLDYQYERPIHPISILDYQYEIPIHPISESDYQYERPIHPISEPDYQHERPIHPIPDYQYERLIHPISAGGVWSPNSPNSPLSRILMLSRILMLSRILMLSRNSDAV; this is encoded by the coding sequence ATGTCAGGACTCGACTACCAATATGAAAGACCAATTCACCCAATTACAATACTTGACTACCAATATGAAAGACCAATTCACCCAATCTCAGAATCCGACTACCAAAATGAAAGACCAATTCACCCAATCTCAATACTCGACTACCAATATGAAAGGCCAATTCAGCCAATCTCAATACTCGACTACCAATACGAAAGACCAATTCACCCAATCTCAATACTCGACTACCAATATGCAAGACCAATTCACCCAATCTCAGAATTCGACTACCAAAATGAAAGACCATTTCACCCAATCTCAATACTCGACTACCAATATGAAAGACCAATTCACCCAATCTCAGTACTCGACTACCAATATGAAAGACCAATTCACCCAATCTCAGTACCCGACTACCAATATGAAAGACCAATTCACCCAATCTCAATACTCGACTACCAATATGAAATACCAATTCATCCAATCTCAGAATCCGACTACCAATATGAAAGACCAATTCACCCAATCTCAGTACCCGACTACCAATATGAAAGACCAATTCACCCAATCTCAATACTCGACTACCAATATGAAAGGCCAATTCAGCCAATCTCAATACTCGACTACCAATACGAAAGACCAATTCACCCAATCTCAATACTCGACTACCAATATGCAAGACCAATTCACCCAATCTCAGAATCCGACTACCAAAATGAAAGACCATTTCACCCAATCTCAATACTCGACTACCAATATGAAAGACCAATTCACCCAATCTCAGTACTCGACTACCAATATGAAAGACCAATTCACCCAATCTCAGTACCCGACTACCAATATGAAAGACCAATTCACCCAATCTCAATACTCGACTACCAATATGAAATACCAATTCATCCAATCTCAGAATCCGACTACCAATATGAAAGACCAATTCACCCAATCTCAGTACCCGACTACCAATATGAAAGACCAATTCACCCAATCTCAATACTCGACTACCAATATGAAATACCAATTCATCCAATCTCAGAATCCGACTACCAATATGAAAGACCAATTCACCCAATCTCAGTACTCGACTACCAATATGAAAGACCAATTCACCCAATCTCAGTACTCGACTACCAATATGAAAGACCAATTCACCCAATCTCAATACTCGACTACCAATATGAAATACCAATTCATCCAATCTCAGAATCCGACTACCAATATGAAAGACCAATTCACCCAATTTCAGAACCCGACTACCAACATGAAAGACCAATTCACCCAATACCCGACTACCAATATGAAAGACTAATTCACCCAATCTCAGCCGGCGGTGTCTGGTCTCCTAATTCCCCAAATAGCCCGCTGTCTAGAATTCTGATGCTGTCTAGAATTCTAATGCTGTCTAGAATTCTGATGCTGTCTAGAAATTCTGATGCTGTCTAG